One part of the Marinobacter sp. M3C genome encodes these proteins:
- a CDS encoding IS5 family transposase, with protein sequence MNYDGQVIGSVQLPVSQPSCQAFAGPTQEQLYITTAQEGLNTEQPSAGSLYIVETGIAGLAEPTLRLEWTTYRPALNNKAGLRRTVEGILFRMRTGIPWRDLPEHFGKWNSIYKAFNHWSKKGIWKKLFSGLTTDSNLELVFIDGRDVKAHHHSAGAAAGHDEHIGKSRAGNTSKVHLAINAKGLSHVFTITGGHINDCTEAPALIKKIEGAQILIADKGYDSQTIRAEAEALGMSVIIPRKKNSIKGNKGLDWQLYKLRHLVENAFARLKHCRAVAIRYDKLARNYESIVSLACAFLWLPM encoded by the coding sequence TTGAACTATGACGGCCAGGTGATTGGCAGTGTACAGCTGCCGGTCAGCCAGCCCTCCTGCCAAGCCTTCGCCGGGCCAACCCAGGAGCAGCTTTATATCACTACTGCCCAAGAAGGGCTGAATACCGAGCAGCCTTCTGCAGGCTCGCTCTATATTGTAGAAACCGGCATTGCCGGGCTAGCCGAGCCAACATTAAGGCTAGAATGGACTACGTACAGACCTGCTTTAAATAACAAGGCAGGCCTACGCAGGACAGTCGAAGGTATTCTGTTCAGAATGCGTACTGGCATACCATGGAGAGATCTGCCAGAGCATTTCGGCAAGTGGAACTCCATCTACAAGGCGTTCAATCACTGGTCGAAAAAAGGCATCTGGAAAAAGCTCTTTAGTGGGCTGACAACCGACTCGAACCTGGAGCTGGTCTTCATTGATGGCCGCGATGTAAAAGCGCACCACCACAGCGCCGGAGCCGCCGCCGGTCACGATGAACACATCGGTAAAAGCAGAGCTGGCAACACATCCAAGGTCCATCTGGCCATCAATGCTAAAGGTCTGTCGCACGTATTCACCATCACAGGCGGGCACATCAATGACTGTACAGAAGCGCCCGCGCTCATCAAAAAAATTGAAGGTGCACAGATACTAATAGCCGATAAAGGATACGACAGTCAGACGATACGCGCTGAGGCAGAAGCCCTCGGAATGAGCGTTATTATTCCCAGAAAGAAAAATTCGATCAAGGGCAACAAGGGACTCGACTGGCAGCTGTACAAGCTCAGACATCTGGTGGAGAACGCGTTTGCCAGACTCAAGCATTGTCGGGCCGTCGCCATCAGATATGACAAGCTTGCTCGAAATTATGAGAGCATCGTGTCTCTGGCGTGCGCGTTTCTATGGCTACCGATGTGA
- a CDS encoding SMP-30/gluconolactonase/LRE family protein — protein MAIISLITWFHWQRPLMRGDPLLVGEDRLSRFDLISGNNERFCDFEADNPITRSNDARTDRYGSLWLSSMGKAAEKGAGSLYRLHRGKLTRLRSGLTIPNALCFSANGKFAWFTDTVTGVMMRWALDNDGRPKGGPTPWADFSSTPGNPDGAVVDSEGCLWLASGVRVKWYA, from the coding sequence ATGGCTATTATCAGCTTGATCACATGGTTTCACTGGCAGCGCCCCTTGATGAGAGGCGACCCGCTGCTAGTCGGCGAAGATCGCCTGAGTCGCTTCGACCTCATTAGCGGTAATAATGAAAGGTTTTGTGATTTCGAAGCTGATAACCCAATCACCCGAAGCAACGATGCCCGCACTGATCGCTACGGCAGCCTATGGCTCTCCAGCATGGGCAAGGCCGCCGAAAAAGGCGCGGGTAGTCTTTACCGACTGCATCGCGGTAAACTCACGCGTTTGCGTTCTGGTCTGACCATTCCCAATGCACTGTGCTTCTCGGCCAATGGCAAGTTTGCCTGGTTCACCGATACCGTGACAGGCGTTATGATGCGCTGGGCGCTTGATAACGATGGACGGCCAAAAGGTGGACCGACGCCTTGGGCTGACTTTTCCTCAACGCCAGGCAATCCGGACGGCGCCGTGGTGGATAGCGAAGGTTGCCTGTGGCTAGCCTCGGGGGTGCGGGTCAAGTGGTACGCTTGA